From Streptomyces sp. 6-11-2, one genomic window encodes:
- a CDS encoding lysine N(6)-hydroxylase/L-ornithine N(5)-oxygenase family protein, translated as MTARPEATEAPEVPEQPRTAYDFVGIGLGPFNLGLACLTEPIAELNGVFLESKPDFEWHSGMFLDGAHLQTPFMSDLVTLADPTSPFSFLNYLKEKGRLYSFYIRENFYPLRVEYDDYCRWAASRLSSVRFGTTVTEVTYDDGDELYTVRTHTGAAYRTRRLVLGTGTPPYLPEACRDLPGDHLHNSRYLEHKAALQRKESITLVGSGQSAAEIYYDLLGEIDAHGYRLTWVTRSPRFFPLEYTKLTLEMTSPEYIDYYHALPEETRYRLTEQQKGLFKGIDGTLIDDIFDLLYQKNLGGPVPTRLLTNSALTGATHHDGAYTLTFRQEEQGKDFELRSEGLVLATGYRYAEPEFLKPIRDRLRYDSRGNHDIGRNYAIDVTGRGVFLQNAGVHAHSVTSPDLGMGAYRNSCIIRELLGTEHYPVEKTIAFQEFAV; from the coding sequence TTGACCGCGCGTCCTGAAGCGACCGAAGCTCCCGAGGTCCCGGAACAGCCCCGGACCGCCTACGACTTCGTGGGCATCGGCCTGGGCCCCTTCAACCTCGGCCTGGCCTGCCTCACCGAGCCGATCGCCGAACTGAACGGCGTCTTCCTGGAGTCCAAGCCCGACTTCGAGTGGCACTCGGGAATGTTCCTCGACGGCGCCCACCTCCAGACCCCGTTCATGTCGGACCTGGTCACCCTGGCCGACCCGACCTCCCCGTTCTCCTTCCTCAACTACCTGAAGGAGAAGGGCCGCCTGTACTCGTTCTACATCCGGGAGAACTTCTACCCGCTGCGCGTCGAGTACGACGACTACTGCCGCTGGGCGGCGTCCCGGCTGAGCAGCGTCCGCTTCGGCACGACGGTCACCGAGGTGACGTACGACGACGGCGACGAGCTGTACACCGTGCGGACGCACACCGGAGCCGCCTACCGCACCCGCCGGCTGGTGCTCGGCACGGGCACACCCCCGTACCTTCCCGAGGCCTGCCGCGACCTGCCCGGCGACCACCTGCACAACTCCCGCTATCTGGAGCACAAGGCGGCGCTCCAGCGCAAGGAGTCGATCACGCTGGTGGGCAGCGGCCAGTCCGCCGCCGAGATCTACTACGACCTGCTCGGTGAGATCGACGCCCACGGCTACCGGCTGACCTGGGTCACCCGCTCCCCGCGCTTCTTCCCGCTGGAGTACACCAAGCTCACGCTGGAGATGACCTCCCCGGAGTACATCGACTACTACCACGCGCTGCCGGAGGAGACCCGCTACCGCCTCACCGAGCAACAGAAGGGCCTGTTCAAGGGCATCGACGGCACCCTGATCGACGACATCTTCGACCTGCTCTACCAGAAGAACCTCGGCGGCCCGGTCCCCACCCGCCTGCTCACCAACTCCGCGCTCACCGGCGCGACCCACCACGACGGCGCGTACACCCTCACCTTCCGCCAGGAGGAGCAGGGGAAGGACTTCGAGCTGCGTTCCGAGGGCCTGGTCCTGGCCACCGGCTACCGGTACGCCGAACCGGAGTTCCTGAAGCCGATCCGGGACCGGCTGCGCTACGACTCCCGCGGCAACCACGACATCGGCCGCAACTACGCGATCGACGTCACCGGCCGGGGCGTCTTCCTCCAGAACGCCGGCGTGCACGCCCACAGCGTCACCAGTCCCGACCTGGGCATGGGCGCGTACCGCAACAGCTGCATCATCCGCGAGCTGCTCGGCACCGAGCACTACCCGGTCGAGAAGACCATCGCTTTCCAGGAGTTCGCCGTATGA
- a CDS encoding IucA/IucC family siderophore biosynthesis protein: protein MTLADAVSHLSPERWESANRLLIRKALAEFTHERLLAPRPDGDHWAVHTDDGLTRYRFTAVRHALDHWQVDPDSITRHRDGTELPLAALDFFIEFKASLGLSDEILPIYLEEISSTLASTCYKLAKPRVTSAELAKGSFQEIESGMTEGHPCFVANNGRLGFGGHEYLAYAPETASPVRLVWLAAHRSRAAFTAGVGIEYEAFLREELGAETVERFHARLTGQGLDPADYLLIPVHPWQWSNKLTVTFAAEIARRHLVCLGEGDDEYLAQQSIRTFFNRTNPQRHYVKTALSVLNMGFMRGLSAAYMEATPAINDWLAQLIADDPVLKSTGLTIIRERAAVGYRHLEYEEATDRYSPYRKMLAALWRESPVPSLREGESLATMASLLHVDHEGASFAGVLIERSGLSPRQWLRGYLRAYLTPLLHSFYAYDLVFMPHGENVILVLEDGEVRRAVFKDIAEEIAVLDPDAALPPQVRRIRVEVPDDQKLLSLFTDVFDCFFRFLAAGLATEGILEEDGFWRTVAEAVRGYQESVPELAWKFRQYDLFAPEFALSCLNRLQLRDNRQMVDLADPSGALQLVGTLRNPLAGR, encoded by the coding sequence ATGACCCTCGCCGACGCCGTGTCCCACCTCTCCCCGGAGCGCTGGGAGAGCGCCAACCGCCTGCTCATACGCAAGGCTCTCGCCGAGTTCACGCACGAGCGGCTGCTCGCTCCCCGGCCTGACGGAGACCACTGGGCCGTCCACACCGACGACGGCCTCACCCGCTACCGCTTCACCGCCGTCCGCCACGCCCTCGACCACTGGCAGGTGGACCCGGACTCGATCACCCGCCACCGCGACGGCACCGAACTGCCGCTCGCCGCACTGGACTTCTTCATCGAGTTCAAGGCGTCACTGGGGCTGAGCGACGAGATCCTCCCGATCTACCTGGAGGAGATCTCCTCCACCCTGGCGAGCACCTGTTACAAGCTCGCCAAGCCGCGGGTCACGTCGGCCGAGCTGGCGAAGGGCTCCTTCCAGGAGATCGAGAGCGGCATGACCGAGGGCCACCCCTGCTTCGTCGCCAACAACGGGCGGCTCGGCTTCGGGGGCCACGAGTACCTGGCGTACGCCCCCGAGACCGCGAGCCCCGTCCGGCTGGTGTGGCTGGCCGCGCACCGCTCACGGGCGGCTTTCACGGCGGGCGTCGGCATCGAGTACGAGGCCTTCCTCCGCGAGGAGCTGGGCGCGGAGACCGTCGAGCGTTTCCACGCCCGCCTCACCGGCCAGGGCCTCGACCCCGCCGACTACCTGCTCATCCCCGTCCACCCCTGGCAGTGGTCGAACAAGCTCACCGTCACCTTCGCCGCCGAGATCGCCCGCCGGCACCTGGTCTGCCTGGGCGAGGGCGACGACGAGTACCTGGCCCAGCAGTCCATCCGGACCTTCTTCAACCGCACGAACCCGCAGCGGCACTACGTCAAGACCGCGCTGTCCGTGCTCAACATGGGCTTCATGCGCGGACTGTCGGCCGCCTACATGGAGGCCACCCCGGCCATCAACGACTGGCTGGCCCAGCTCATCGCCGACGACCCGGTGCTGAAGTCGACCGGCCTGACGATCATCCGCGAGCGCGCGGCCGTCGGCTACCGGCACCTGGAGTACGAGGAGGCGACGGACCGCTACTCGCCGTACCGGAAGATGCTGGCCGCGCTGTGGCGCGAGAGCCCGGTGCCCTCGCTGCGGGAGGGCGAGTCCCTGGCCACCATGGCCTCGCTGCTGCACGTCGATCACGAGGGCGCGTCCTTCGCGGGTGTCCTGATCGAGCGCTCCGGACTGTCCCCGCGGCAGTGGCTGCGCGGCTACCTGCGCGCCTACCTCACCCCTCTCCTGCACAGCTTCTACGCCTACGACCTGGTGTTCATGCCGCACGGCGAGAACGTGATCCTGGTGCTGGAGGACGGCGAGGTGCGGCGGGCGGTCTTCAAGGACATCGCCGAGGAGATCGCGGTGCTGGACCCGGACGCCGCGCTGCCGCCCCAGGTGCGGCGGATCCGGGTGGAGGTCCCGGACGACCAGAAGCTGCTGTCCCTCTTCACGGACGTCTTCGACTGCTTCTTCCGCTTCCTGGCCGCGGGCCTCGCCACCGAGGGGATCCTGGAGGAGGACGGCTTCTGGCGGACGGTCGCCGAGGCGGTCCGCGGGTACCAGGAGTCGGTGCCCGAACTCGCCTGGAAGTTCCGGCAGTACGACCTGTTCGCCCCCGAGTTCGCGCTGTCCTGCCTCAACCGGCTCCAACTGCGCGACAACCGGCAGATGGTGGACCTCGCGGACCCCTCCGGGGCGCTCCAGCTGGTCGGGACCCTGCGGAACCCCCTCGCGGGGCGGTGA
- a CDS encoding universal stress protein: MAGHEFFEPADRKRPLADPTAADPLAAEESRHPCDPAFKHGVVVGFDGSTSSERALAYAIGMALRTHSGLIIVHVANRLPTTVWAGCEPPVFVDVPDHRTEVLGLELACAEYLAEVPWILVERGGDICHELEEVGKEYEADAIVVGSTHGLVGRLFGSVAGRLAKRAQRPVVVIP, translated from the coding sequence ATGGCCGGTCACGAATTCTTCGAACCCGCGGACCGCAAGCGACCGCTCGCCGACCCCACGGCGGCCGATCCCCTGGCGGCGGAAGAGTCACGCCATCCCTGCGATCCGGCGTTCAAGCACGGCGTCGTCGTCGGCTTCGACGGATCCACCTCCAGTGAGCGCGCCCTCGCCTACGCGATCGGCATGGCGCTGCGCACCCACTCGGGGCTGATCATCGTGCATGTCGCCAACCGGCTGCCCACCACGGTGTGGGCGGGCTGCGAGCCCCCCGTCTTCGTGGACGTGCCGGACCACCGCACCGAGGTCCTCGGCCTCGAACTCGCCTGCGCGGAGTACCTGGCGGAGGTGCCCTGGATCCTCGTCGAGCGCGGCGGCGACATCTGCCACGAACTCGAAGAGGTGGGCAAGGAGTACGAGGCGGACGCGATCGTCGTCGGCTCCACGCACGGGCTCGTGGGGCGCCTGTTCGGCTCGGTCGCGGGCCGGCTCGCCAAGCGCGCGCAGCGGCCGGTCGTCGTCATCCCTTAG
- a CDS encoding helix-turn-helix domain-containing protein, translated as MSHDSTAAPETAARKLSGRRRKEIVAVLLFSGGPIFESSIPLSVFGVDRQDAGVPRYRLLVCGGEEGPLRTTGGLELTTPHGLEAISRAGTVVVPAWRSITSPPPEEALDALRRAHEEGARIVGLCTGAFVLAAAGLLDGRPATTHWMYAPTLAKRYPSVHVDPRELFVDDGDVLTSAGTAAGIDLCLHIVRSDHGNEAAGALARRLVVPPRRSGGQERYLDRSLPEEIGADPLAEVVAWALEHLHEQFDVETLAARAYMSRRTFDRRFRSLTGSAPLQWLITQRVLQAQRLLETSDYSVDEVAGRCGFRSPVALRGHFRRQLGSSPAAYRAAYRARRPQHERPGDGDLVSGTAGMPGGPGPHSAAAPAGPASPLSSFHPDGQVPHQARRTAALSASVPGQRGGS; from the coding sequence ATGAGCCACGACTCCACTGCCGCGCCGGAAACCGCGGCCCGGAAGCTGTCCGGGCGACGCCGCAAGGAGATCGTCGCGGTGCTGCTGTTCAGCGGCGGCCCCATCTTCGAGAGTTCCATACCGTTGTCGGTGTTCGGGGTTGACCGCCAGGACGCCGGCGTACCGCGCTACCGACTGCTGGTGTGCGGCGGCGAGGAAGGCCCGCTGCGGACCACAGGGGGCCTGGAACTCACCACACCGCACGGCCTGGAGGCGATCTCACGGGCGGGCACGGTCGTCGTGCCGGCCTGGCGCTCGATCACCTCGCCGCCACCGGAGGAGGCGCTCGACGCGCTGCGCCGGGCGCACGAGGAGGGGGCCCGCATCGTGGGCCTGTGCACCGGGGCGTTCGTACTCGCCGCGGCCGGGCTGCTGGACGGCCGGCCGGCGACCACGCACTGGATGTACGCGCCGACGCTGGCCAAGCGCTATCCGTCGGTGCACGTGGATCCCAGAGAGCTGTTCGTCGACGACGGCGACGTGCTGACGTCGGCGGGTACGGCGGCCGGGATCGACCTGTGCCTGCACATCGTGCGCTCGGACCACGGCAACGAGGCGGCGGGCGCGCTGGCCCGGCGACTGGTGGTCCCGCCTCGCCGGAGCGGAGGCCAGGAACGCTACCTGGACCGCTCTTTACCGGAGGAGATCGGCGCCGACCCGCTCGCCGAGGTCGTCGCCTGGGCGCTGGAGCACCTCCACGAGCAGTTCGACGTGGAGACGCTGGCGGCGCGGGCGTACATGAGCCGGCGTACGTTCGACCGCCGCTTCCGTTCCCTGACCGGCAGCGCGCCGTTGCAGTGGCTGATCACCCAGCGGGTGCTCCAGGCGCAGCGGCTGCTGGAGACGTCCGACTACTCGGTCGACGAGGTGGCGGGCCGCTGCGGCTTCCGCTCCCCCGTGGCACTGCGCGGCCACTTCCGGCGGCAGCTGGGCTCGTCCCCGGCGGCGTACCGGGCGGCCTACCGGGCGCGGCGGCCACAGCACGAGCGGCCGGGAGACGGCGACCTCGTGTCGGGGACGGCCGGCATGCCGGGCGGCCCGGGACCGCACTCCGCGGCGGCCCCGGCCGGGCCCGCGTCGCCGCTGTCCTCCTTCCACCCGGACGGCCAGGTGCCCCACCAGGCGCGCCGCACGGCGGCCCTGTCGGCGAGCGTTCCGGGCCAGCGCGGCGGCTCCTGA
- a CDS encoding GPR1/FUN34/YaaH family transporter translates to MANDVSAGSTTTTILGRLALGVTLLAFGLGYTEVINGVTANDSVTLAHYVGGVALFVAGLLAFRDRDTATGTAYCALGALWFTWAVSVGSQVSGNGAGLFLLLFALVALTLTLAGGDVLGQGTYGLFFVSLVLLAIALFADNGGLAKVGGWFAVAAGAVAWYAATAALAHWPTELPRRAAGRGVTATG, encoded by the coding sequence GTGGCCAACGACGTCTCTGCGGGAAGCACCACGACCACCATCCTCGGCCGACTCGCCCTCGGTGTCACCCTGCTGGCCTTCGGCCTCGGGTACACCGAAGTCATCAACGGAGTGACGGCGAACGACTCGGTGACACTCGCTCACTATGTGGGCGGCGTCGCGCTGTTCGTCGCCGGACTGCTGGCCTTCCGCGATCGCGACACCGCGACCGGTACGGCCTACTGCGCGCTCGGCGCCCTCTGGTTCACCTGGGCCGTCTCGGTGGGCAGCCAGGTCTCCGGCAATGGCGCGGGGCTCTTCCTGCTCCTGTTCGCCCTCGTGGCCCTGACGTTGACGCTCGCCGGCGGCGACGTGCTCGGACAGGGCACCTACGGGCTGTTCTTCGTCTCCCTGGTGCTGCTCGCCATCGCGCTCTTCGCCGACAACGGCGGCCTGGCGAAGGTGGGCGGCTGGTTCGCCGTGGCGGCGGGAGCCGTCGCCTGGTACGCGGCCACGGCGGCGCTCGCCCACTGGCCCACGGAACTTCCGCGACGCGCTGCCGGCCGGGGGGTGACGGCCACCGGTTAG
- a CDS encoding GNAT family N-acetyltransferase: MTFTIRPLDPLKDAELLHGWVTHPKAAFWMMQDAKLTDVERAYMEIAADRHHNAFLGLHDGEPAFLMERYDPAHRELVGLYEPEPGDVGMHFLVAPTDTPVHGFTRAVLTAVLRHLFEDPATRRVVVEPDVRNKAVQRLNTAVGFVPEREIGKPEKTALLSFCTREQFTAATGVTA; this comes from the coding sequence ATGACCTTCACGATCCGTCCGCTCGACCCGCTGAAGGACGCCGAGCTGCTGCACGGCTGGGTCACCCATCCCAAGGCGGCGTTCTGGATGATGCAGGACGCGAAACTCACGGACGTCGAGCGCGCCTACATGGAGATCGCAGCCGACCGCCACCACAACGCCTTCCTCGGCCTGCACGACGGCGAGCCCGCCTTCCTGATGGAGAGGTACGACCCGGCCCATCGCGAGCTGGTGGGGCTGTACGAGCCGGAACCGGGCGACGTCGGCATGCACTTCCTGGTCGCGCCGACCGACACGCCGGTGCACGGGTTCACGCGGGCCGTGCTCACCGCCGTGCTGCGGCACCTGTTCGAGGATCCGGCGACGCGCCGGGTCGTGGTGGAGCCCGACGTGCGGAACAAGGCCGTGCAGAGACTGAACACGGCCGTCGGGTTCGTGCCGGAGCGCGAGATCGGCAAACCCGAGAAGACGGCGTTGCTGAGCTTCTGCACCCGGGAGCAGTTCACCGCGGCGACGGGGGTGACGGCATGA
- the glmS gene encoding glutamine--fructose-6-phosphate transaminase (isomerizing): MCGIVGYIGKRDVAPLLLEGLQRLEYRGYDSAGIAVTSPKTAGLKMVKAKGRVRDLEAKVPARFKGTTGIAHTRWATHGAPSDVNAHPHMSADNKVAVVHNGIIDNASDLRRKLQAEGVEFLSETDTEVLTHLIARSEAETLEERVRAAVRQVEGTYGIAVLHADFTDRIVVARNGSPVVLGIGEKEMFVASDIAALVTHTRQIVTLDDGEMATLKADDFRTYTTEGTRTTAEPTTVEWEAASYDMGGHDTYMHKEIHEQAEAVDRVLRGRIDDRFATVHLGGINLDAREARAVRRVKILGCGTSYHAGMIGAQMIEELARIPADAEPASEFRYRNAVVDPDTLYIAVSQSGETYDVLAAVQELKRKGARVLGVVNVVGSAIAREADGGIYVHAGPEVCVVSTKCFTNTCVAFALLALHLGRIRDLSVRDGKRIIEGLRRLPAQISEIMKQEEEIERLARDYADARSMLFIGRVRGYPVAREASLKLKEVSYIHAEAYPASELKHGPLALIEPALPTVAIVPDDDLLEKNRAAMEEIKARSGRILAVAHQEQEKADQTIVVPKNEDELDPILMGLPLQLLAYHTALALGRDIDKPRNLAKSVTVE, from the coding sequence ATGTGCGGAATCGTCGGATACATCGGCAAGCGTGACGTCGCCCCCCTGCTCCTGGAAGGCCTTCAGCGCCTGGAGTACCGCGGCTACGACTCCGCGGGCATCGCCGTCACCTCGCCGAAGACGGCCGGCCTGAAGATGGTCAAGGCCAAGGGCCGGGTCCGCGACCTGGAGGCCAAGGTCCCGGCGCGCTTCAAGGGCACGACCGGCATCGCCCACACCCGCTGGGCCACCCACGGCGCCCCCTCCGACGTGAACGCCCATCCGCACATGTCGGCCGACAACAAGGTCGCCGTCGTGCACAACGGCATCATCGACAACGCCTCCGACCTGCGCCGCAAGCTCCAGGCGGAGGGCGTGGAGTTCCTCTCCGAGACCGACACCGAGGTGCTCACCCACCTCATCGCCCGCTCCGAGGCCGAGACGCTGGAGGAGAGGGTCCGCGCCGCCGTCCGCCAGGTCGAGGGCACCTACGGCATCGCCGTCCTGCACGCCGACTTCACCGACCGCATCGTGGTGGCCCGCAACGGCTCGCCGGTCGTGCTCGGCATCGGCGAGAAGGAGATGTTCGTCGCCTCCGACATCGCCGCGCTGGTCACCCACACCCGCCAGATAGTCACGCTCGACGACGGCGAGATGGCCACCCTCAAGGCCGACGACTTCCGTACGTACACCACCGAGGGCACCCGCACCACCGCCGAGCCGACCACCGTGGAGTGGGAGGCCGCCTCCTACGACATGGGCGGCCACGACACCTACATGCACAAGGAGATCCACGAGCAGGCCGAGGCCGTGGACCGGGTGCTGCGCGGCCGGATCGACGACCGGTTCGCCACCGTGCACCTCGGCGGCATCAACCTCGACGCCCGCGAGGCGCGCGCGGTGCGCCGGGTCAAGATCCTCGGCTGCGGCACCTCCTACCACGCGGGCATGATCGGCGCCCAGATGATCGAGGAGCTGGCCCGCATCCCCGCCGACGCCGAGCCGGCCTCCGAGTTCCGCTACCGCAACGCGGTGGTCGACCCCGACACGCTGTACATCGCGGTCTCCCAGTCCGGCGAGACGTACGACGTGCTGGCGGCCGTGCAGGAGCTCAAGCGCAAGGGCGCGCGGGTGCTCGGCGTCGTCAACGTGGTGGGCTCCGCCATCGCCCGCGAGGCGGACGGCGGCATCTACGTGCACGCCGGGCCCGAGGTCTGCGTGGTGTCCACCAAGTGCTTCACCAACACCTGCGTCGCCTTCGCGCTGCTCGCCCTGCACCTGGGCCGCATCCGCGACCTGTCGGTGCGCGACGGCAAGCGGATCATCGAGGGCCTGCGCAGGCTGCCGGCGCAGATCTCCGAGATCATGAAGCAGGAGGAGGAGATCGAGCGGCTGGCCCGGGACTACGCCGACGCCCGCTCGATGCTCTTCATCGGCCGGGTCCGGGGCTACCCGGTGGCCCGTGAGGCCTCCCTGAAGCTCAAGGAGGTCTCCTACATCCACGCCGAGGCCTACCCGGCCTCCGAGCTCAAGCACGGCCCGCTGGCCCTGATCGAGCCCGCCCTGCCGACGGTGGCGATCGTGCCGGACGACGACCTGCTGGAGAAGAACCGCGCGGCCATGGAGGAGATCAAGGCCCGCAGCGGCAGGATCCTCGCCGTCGCCCACCAGGAGCAGGAGAAGGCCGACCAGACGATCGTCGTGCCCAAGAACGAGGACGAGCTGGACCCGATCCTCATGGGCCTCCCCCTCCAACTCCTCGCCTACCACACGGCGTTGGCCCTGGGCCGGGACATCGACAAGCCGCGCAACCTGGCCAAGTCGGTAACGGTGGAGTAG
- a CDS encoding DUF4429 domain-containing protein codes for MTEIIQNDGTWVLDGDALRLTPGRDKNVGLLRRTLGEIRVPLAALAGVSFEQGKRCGRLRLRLRDGADPLLHATAGRLTEPHDPYQLLVESERYGVAEYFVDVVRDALRLEQVPPVPVTEYLLPGPALPLSVSAGDGTASFDGERVRLEWNWKTEDAKAAGGARTIALADITAVEWLPAAGLENGFLRLTVRGAPAGVPPKHDPNAVELWGFKKDPLMALVAAAVQARLPHPSAPWDGAVDGGPAVVEAAVPDQGADGDGENHDALLRRLRELGELHRTGVLTDEEFTLAKQAVLRRM; via the coding sequence ATGACGGAAATCATCCAGAACGACGGCACGTGGGTCCTGGACGGCGACGCCCTGAGACTGACCCCGGGACGGGACAAGAACGTCGGTCTGCTGCGCCGGACCCTGGGTGAGATCCGCGTACCGCTCGCCGCTCTGGCGGGCGTTTCGTTCGAGCAGGGCAAGCGGTGCGGGCGGCTCAGGCTGCGGTTGCGCGACGGCGCCGATCCGCTGCTGCACGCGACCGCGGGCCGGCTGACCGAGCCGCACGACCCCTATCAGCTGCTGGTCGAGTCAGAGCGGTACGGGGTCGCCGAATACTTCGTGGACGTGGTCCGTGACGCCCTGCGGCTGGAGCAGGTGCCCCCGGTCCCGGTGACGGAGTACCTGCTGCCCGGTCCCGCGCTGCCGCTCTCGGTGTCGGCCGGGGACGGCACGGCGAGCTTCGACGGCGAGCGGGTGCGTCTGGAGTGGAACTGGAAGACGGAGGACGCCAAGGCCGCGGGCGGGGCCCGCACGATAGCGCTCGCCGACATCACCGCGGTGGAGTGGCTGCCCGCCGCCGGGCTGGAGAACGGCTTCCTGCGCCTCACCGTGCGGGGCGCGCCCGCCGGCGTCCCGCCCAAGCACGACCCGAACGCCGTGGAACTGTGGGGTTTCAAGAAGGACCCGCTGATGGCGCTGGTCGCGGCGGCCGTGCAGGCCCGGCTGCCGCATCCGTCCGCGCCATGGGACGGGGCCGTGGACGGCGGGCCCGCCGTGGTGGAGGCCGCGGTCCCCGACCAGGGCGCGGACGGGGACGGGGAGAACCACGACGCCCTGCTGCGACGGCTGCGCGAGCTGGGCGAACTGCACCGCACGGGAGTGCTCACGGACGAGGAGTTCACCCTGGCCAAGCAGGCGGTCCTCAGACGCATGTGA
- a CDS encoding beta-N-acetylhexosaminidase, with the protein MPRTSRALGALLLVAAAGAFTVGAAPAGKAAPAAAATPLGQVVPAPASVRAGGSPYRITAGTHIRVDGSRGARQVGEYLADVLRPSTGYRLPLTTQGQGGIRLRLAKGSYGAEGYRLDSAASGVTITAGKPAGLFHGVQTLRQLLPPAVEKKSVQPGPWLVAGGTIKDSPRYAYRGAMLDVSRHFFTVTQVKRYIDELALYKINKLHLHLSDDQGWRIAIDSWPRLATHGGSTQVGGGEGGHYTKADYKEIVRYAASRHLEVVPEIDMPGHTNAALSSYAELNCDGVAPPLYTGTNVGFSSLCVSKDVTYDFVDDVIRELAALTPGRYLHIGGDEAHSTSHDDYVKFMNRVQPIVAKYGKTVIGWHQLTGTTPAKGALAQYWGLDSTSAAEKSQVAQAAQNGTGLILSPADRVYLDMKYTKDTPLGLAWAGYVEVQRSYDWDPGSYLPGAPASAVRGVEAPLWSETLSTSAHIDAMAFPRLPGVAELGWSPAATHDWNTYRTRLAAQAPRWDALGIGYYRSPQVPWPAQ; encoded by the coding sequence ATGCCCAGGACGAGCCGGGCCCTGGGCGCGCTGCTGCTCGTGGCGGCCGCCGGAGCCTTCACCGTGGGCGCCGCGCCCGCCGGGAAGGCGGCGCCCGCAGCGGCCGCGACGCCGCTGGGCCAGGTGGTCCCGGCCCCCGCCTCCGTCCGGGCGGGCGGATCCCCGTACCGCATCACGGCGGGCACCCACATCCGCGTCGACGGCTCCCGTGGGGCGCGCCAGGTGGGCGAGTACCTCGCGGACGTCCTGCGGCCCTCCACCGGCTACCGCCTGCCGCTGACCACACAGGGCCAGGGCGGCATTCGGCTGCGGCTGGCCAAGGGGTCGTACGGCGCCGAGGGCTACCGGCTGGACAGCGCGGCGAGCGGGGTGACGATCACCGCCGGAAAGCCGGCCGGCCTCTTCCACGGTGTGCAGACCCTGCGGCAGCTGCTGCCCCCGGCCGTAGAGAAGAAATCCGTGCAGCCGGGCCCGTGGCTGGTCGCCGGCGGCACCATCAAGGACAGCCCGCGCTACGCCTACCGCGGCGCCATGCTCGACGTCTCCCGGCACTTCTTCACCGTCACGCAGGTCAAGCGCTACATCGACGAACTCGCCCTCTACAAGATCAACAAGCTGCATCTGCACCTGAGCGACGACCAGGGCTGGCGCATCGCCATCGACTCCTGGCCGCGCCTGGCGACCCACGGAGGCTCCACGCAGGTCGGCGGTGGCGAGGGCGGCCACTACACCAAGGCCGACTACAAGGAGATCGTCCGCTACGCCGCCTCCCGCCATCTGGAGGTCGTGCCCGAGATCGACATGCCCGGCCACACCAACGCGGCCCTCTCCTCCTACGCGGAGCTGAACTGCGACGGCGTGGCACCGCCGCTGTACACCGGCACCAACGTCGGGTTCAGCTCGCTGTGCGTGTCCAAGGACGTCACGTACGACTTCGTGGACGACGTCATCCGCGAGCTGGCCGCCCTCACCCCCGGCCGCTACCTGCACATCGGCGGCGACGAGGCGCACTCCACGAGCCACGACGACTACGTGAAGTTCATGAACCGGGTGCAGCCGATCGTCGCCAAGTACGGCAAGACGGTGATCGGCTGGCACCAGCTGACCGGCACCACCCCGGCCAAGGGCGCGCTCGCCCAGTACTGGGGCCTGGACTCCACCAGCGCCGCGGAGAAGTCCCAGGTCGCCCAGGCCGCGCAGAACGGCACCGGGCTGATCCTGTCCCCGGCCGACCGGGTGTACCTCGACATGAAGTACACCAAGGACACCCCGCTCGGACTGGCCTGGGCCGGCTACGTCGAGGTGCAGCGGTCCTACGACTGGGACCCGGGCAGCTACCTGCCGGGCGCGCCCGCCTCAGCGGTGCGCGGTGTCGAGGCCCCGCTGTGGTCGGAGACCCTGTCCACCTCCGCGCACATCGACGCCATGGCCTTCCCCCGGCTGCCCGGCGTCGCCGAACTCGGCTGGTCACCCGCGGCCACGCACGACTGGAACACCTACAGGACGCGCCTGGCGGCCCAGGCGCCGCGCTGGGACGCGCTCGGGATCGGGTACTACCGCTCCCCGCAGGTGCCCTGGCCCGCGCAGTAG